In Zingiber officinale cultivar Zhangliang chromosome 3B, Zo_v1.1, whole genome shotgun sequence, a single window of DNA contains:
- the LOC122055383 gene encoding F-box/LRR-repeat protein At3g26922-like — MGDHHLHSPPPSPDVDYISNLHDSLLLHILCFLSTHDSVRTSVLARRWRSLWASVPTIVFDYYDFHPEAVSRADEIIHQFVASRRNSSAVFSLSINLSHVCPGAWIDYAKSHGVQSVALCLCYYPLQSPIFDTLFNCPSLVVLNLQFDEDWPRVDIPPECIALSNLKTLSLTLGVFSEESMRMLLACCLNLQDLRLDLTECYDAAIEIALPKLRTLLLTSTLSKTHINCPILESLCIGGSSFLEEFHAYVPSLFYLHFGPLRWCHPLFSSLCNAAELGISLVSLPADLEEHLSIIESFKFFHKIQKFKVHLHLRYEFTMQLLFLFLLEIPDLHTLHLMDETYEEEPFSPFSLIDDGWREFLQIMPSRSFNNLKLVLVQIQSESARSTILEMLSEKVQEWDRVVVRYIAWKVKELRQVQQVKFNHQI, encoded by the exons ATGGGCGATCACCACCTCCACAGCCCGCCTCCTTCGCCGGACGTGGACTACATCAGCAATCTCCACGATTCCCTTCTCCTCCACATCCTCTGCTTCCTCTCCACCCACGACTCCGTCCGCACCTCCGTCCTCGCCCGCCGATGGCGCAGCCTGTGGGCCTCCGTCCCCACCATCGTCTTTGATTACTATGATTTCCATCCGGAGGCGGTGTCGAGAGCCGACGAGATTATCCATCAATTCGTCGCCTCCCGCAGAAACTCTTCCGCCGTTTTTTCTCTTTCTATCAACTTGAGCCATGTATGCCCTGGTGCCTGGATCGACTATGCCAAATCCCATGGTGTTCAATCGGTGGCCCTCTGCCTATGCTATTATCCTCTGCAAAGTCCTATATTCGACACTCTGTTCAACTGTCCATCGCTCGTGGTACTAAATTTACAATTCGACGAAGATTGGCCTCGGGTTGACATTCCTCCCGAATGCATCGCCTTGAGCAATCTCAAGACGCTTTCCCTTACACTTGGGGTATTCTCGGAGGAGTCCATGAGAATGCTGCTCGCTTGCTGTCTTAACCTACAAGATCTGAGGTTGGATTTAACAGAATGTTATGATGCCGCTATCGAAATTGCCTTACCGAAGCTTCGCACTTTGCTCCTTACAAGCACTCTGAGCAAGACGCATATCAATTGTCCGATTCTTGAATCTTTATGCATTGGAGGCAGTTCTTTTCTTGAAGAGTTTCATGCCTACGTGCCGTCTCTGTTCTATCTTCATTTTGGTCCACTTCGATGGTGCCATCCATTATTTTCGAGTCTATGCAATGCGGCAGAGCTAGGCATATCTCTTGTAAGTCTTCCTGCTGATCTG GAGGAGCATTTGTCTATTATAGAAAGCTTTAAATTCTTTCATAAAATACAGAAATTTAAGGTCCATTTGCATCTTCGTTATGAGTTTACCATGCAATTGCTCTTTCTTTTTCTCCTAGAGATTCCAGATCTCCATACACTCCATTTAATGGACGAAACATATGAAGAG gAGCCATTTTCGCCATTTTCACTTATAGATGATGGTTGGAGAGAGTTCTTACAAATTATGCCCTCCAGGAGCTTCAATAACCTCAAATTAGTTTTGGTCCAAATTCAATCTGAAAGCGCTCGATCAACAATCTTGGAGATGCTATCTGAGAAAGTTCAAGAATGGGACAGAGTAGTTGTAAGGTACATTGCGTG GAAAGTAAAAGAATTACGTCAAGTTCAGCAAGTGAAATTCAATCATCAAATTTGA